Proteins found in one Strix aluco isolate bStrAlu1 chromosome 29, bStrAlu1.hap1, whole genome shotgun sequence genomic segment:
- the ZAP70 gene encoding tyrosine-protein kinase ZAP-70, which translates to MPDAAAHLPFYYGSIARSEAEEYLKLAGMSDGLFLLRQCLRSLGGYVLSMVCNLQFYHYAIERQMNGTYAIAGGKAHCGPEELCEFYSKDADGLCCTLRKPCNRPSGVEPQPGVFDSMRDNMVREYVRQTWKLEGDALEQAIISQAPQVEKLIATTAHERMAWYHGSIARDEAERRLYSGAQPDGKFLLRERKENGTYALSLVYGKTVYHYRIDQDKSGKYSIPEGTKFDTLWQLVEYLKLKPDGLIFYLREACPNPNMPASAAPVPPTHPSVSRHLGPLNADGYTPEPVGAGKSRLLPMDTSVYESPYSDPEELKDKKLFLKRDHLMIDEVELGAGNFGCVKKGVYKMRKKQIDVAIKVLKSNNEKTVKDEMMKEAQIMHQLDNPYIVRMIGVCEAESLMLVMEMASGGPLNKFLSSKKDEITVSNIVELMHQVSMGMKYLEEKNFVHRDLAARNVLLVNQHYAKISDFGLSKALGVDDSYYKARTAGKWPLKWYAPECILYHKFSSKSDVWSYGVTMWEAFSYGQKPYKKMKGPEVISFIEQGKRMDCPTDCPAEMYALMQQCWTYRWEERPGFITVENIIRTYYYSIATKTENGPETEDKSQLP; encoded by the exons ATGCCAGATGCTGCTGCTCACCTGCCCTTTTACTACGGCAGCATCGCCAGGTCAGAAGCAGAGGAGTACCTCAAGCTGGCAGGGATGTCGGACGGCCTGTTCCTGCTGCGGCAATGCCTGCGCAGTCTGGGGGGGTACGTCCTCTCCATGGTCTGCAACCTGCAGTTTTACCATTACGCCATCGAGCGCCAGATGAACGGTACCTACGCCATTGCGGGGGGCAAAGCCCACTGTGGGCCAGAGGAGCTCTGTGAGTTTTACTCCAAGGATGCTGACGGGCTCTGCTGCACCCTCCGCAAGCCCTGCAACCGCCCCAGTGGTGTGGAGCCCCAGCCCGGTGTCTTCGACAGCATGAGGGACAATATGGTGCGCGAATATGTCCGGCAGACGTGGAAACTAGAG GGGGATGCACTCGAACAGGCCATCATAAGCCAGGCTCCACAGGTGGAGAAGCTCATCGCCACCACAGCCCATGAGAGGATGGCCTGGTACCATGGGAGCATCGCCAGGGATGAAGCTGAGCGGAGGCTCTACTCAGGGGCACAACCTGATGGGAAATTCCT GttgagagaaaggaaggaaaatggcaCCTACGCCCTCTCCCTCGTCTATGGCAAAACGGTGTATCACTATAGGATAGACCAGGACAAGTCTGGGAAGTACTCCATCCCCGAGGGGACCAAGTTCGACACGCTCTGGCAG TTGGTGGAGTACCTAAAACTCAAACCGGATGGGCTGATTTTCTACCTGAGGGAAGCCTGTCCCAACCCCAACATGCCAG CATCTGCAGCACCGGTTCCACCGACCCACCCCTCCGTGAGC agacACCTTGGGCCTCTCAATGCAGATGGATACACGCCAGAGCCTGTAG GTGCAGGAAAGTCACGCCTGCTACCCATGGACACCAGTGTCTACGAGAGCCCCTACAGTGACCCCGAGGAACTGAAGGATAAGAAACTTTTCCTCAAGAGGGACCACTTGATGATCGATGAAGTGGAACTGGGGGCAGGAAACTTTGGCTGTGTCAAGAAAGGAGTCTACAAAATGAGAAA GAAGCAGATCGATGTGGCCATAAAGGTGCTGAAGAGCAACAATGAGAAAACAGTGAAGGATGAAATGATGAAGGAAGCCCAGATCATGCATCAGCTGGACAACCCCTACATTGTCCGCATGATTGGGGTCTGCGAGGCAGAGTCCCTGATGCTCGTGATGGAGATGGCTTCTGGAGGGCCGCTCAACAAGTTCTTGTCTTCCAAGAA AGACGAGATTACAGTCAGCAATATTGTGGAGTTGATGCACCAAGTATCCATGGGGATGAAgtacttggaggaaaaaaacttTGTCCACAGGGATCTGGCAGCCAGAAATGTCCTGCTGGTCAACCAGCATTATGCCAAGATCAGTGACTTTGGACTCTCCAAGGCTCTTGGCGTTGATGACAGCTACTACAAG GCCAGGACAGCAGGAAAGTGGCCCTTGAAATGGTATGCCCCCGAGTGCATCCTCTATCACAAGTTCTCCAGCAAGAGTGATGTATGGAGCTATGGTGTGACCATGTGGGAGGCCTTCAGCTACGGGCAGAAACCATACAAG AAAATGAAAGGCCCAGAGGTCATCAGCTTCATAGAGCAAGGGAAGCGCATGGACTGCCCCACAGACTGCCCGGCGGAGATGTACGCCCTCATGCAGCAGTGCTGGACCTACAG ATGGGAAGAGCGTCCAGGATTTATTACTGTGGAAAACATAATCCGCACCTACTACTACAGCATCGCTACGAAGACAGAAAATGGGCCAGAGACAGAGGACAAATCTCAACTTCCTTGA